The following proteins are co-located in the Candidatus Margulisiibacteriota bacterium genome:
- a CDS encoding septal ring lytic transglycosylase RlpA family protein — protein sequence MNPSLRMALLVFLLLFAAAPRPHSEEPKHKIEAARFFSAGGGGGELIIDGRTTIRLYSSSEAGTPPYERAEEISKRLDRLIMRGAPVGKISPAMMDDVAVGMVGDDPVFSVEPGDLTGTSISPLILAYDWSNRIRSAFKSPLIPQYIVDEIVKIEKMRGISVEVRKLKWGRESEILINGKVVMKTTDTDPEISAYDRARAIAQMIEESIMEGSEGDRVVTEILPDGDYGIRIGGTSISLVDRYDAQYHGKKLWDLAAEYANNIRQALGMRSSPLDRLFSGLSQTGKASWYGGFFHGRRTSSGERYNMHDFTAAHRTLPFGTKVLVTRLDNYKSVAVRITDRGPYIKGRIIDLSRSAAEAIQMLGKGVAPVKIEVLEKPVKNKN from the coding sequence ATGAACCCCTCGTTAAGAATGGCTCTGCTGGTGTTTTTGCTCCTTTTTGCCGCAGCCCCGCGTCCCCATTCCGAAGAACCCAAGCACAAGATAGAAGCGGCCAGGTTTTTTTCGGCCGGGGGAGGCGGAGGTGAGCTGATAATAGACGGAAGGACCACGATAAGGCTTTACTCCTCTTCGGAGGCGGGCACTCCGCCATATGAAAGGGCCGAAGAAATATCAAAGCGGCTCGATCGGCTTATTATGCGCGGGGCTCCCGTAGGAAAGATATCCCCGGCAATGATGGACGATGTTGCTGTCGGAATGGTAGGGGACGATCCCGTGTTCTCCGTTGAGCCGGGCGACCTTACAGGAACCTCAATTTCGCCTCTTATACTTGCCTATGACTGGTCCAACAGGATAAGGTCCGCTTTTAAGTCGCCCCTGATACCTCAGTATATCGTGGATGAGATAGTTAAAATAGAAAAAATGAGAGGCATCAGTGTCGAGGTGAGAAAACTTAAGTGGGGCAGGGAATCCGAGATACTCATTAACGGCAAAGTGGTGATGAAGACGACAGACACAGATCCCGAAATATCCGCCTATGACAGGGCAAGGGCTATCGCGCAGATGATAGAAGAGTCGATAATGGAAGGCAGCGAAGGCGACCGTGTAGTAACAGAGATACTTCCTGACGGGGATTACGGGATCCGGATCGGGGGCACGTCCATTTCACTGGTAGACAGGTACGATGCGCAGTATCACGGCAAAAAACTCTGGGACCTGGCCGCAGAATACGCCAACAACATAAGACAGGCGCTCGGAATGCGCAGCAGCCCTCTTGACCGGTTGTTCTCCGGCCTCAGCCAGACAGGAAAAGCCTCCTGGTACGGAGGGTTTTTCCACGGCAGGAGGACCTCGAGCGGGGAACGGTACAATATGCATGACTTTACTGCGGCCCACAGGACCCTTCCCTTTGGCACTAAGGTCCTTGTCACAAGACTGGACAACTATAAAAGTGTTGCCGTCAGAATAACCGACAGGGGGCCTTACATAAAAGGGCGCATAATAGATCTTTCGCGCTCCGCAGCGGAGGCTATCCAGATGCTTGGCAAGGGAGTGGCCCCGGTTAAAATAGAGGTGCTGGAAAAACCTGTTAAGAACAAGAATTAA